CATCCATACAAAACCCGGGACTAGAAAATATTTACAAGTATTTACGAATAAAAACACCATCAACTGCATTGCGAAAAAACAGATAGAGCTAAAACCTAAAATACCGCCATGCCTCAAATCTCTCAACATTAAAAGAATATTATCTACACAAACAAAACGTGCGCCATGCGGTTGGCGCCAAAGATTCGTTGCTAAGCCTAACTGGCACCGCAGAAACCGGCGGACGGTCACACCAGATTGCGGTACTCTGTCGTTTCAGGTACGAAAATGTTCCGCTGCGAGTGGTTCGAGCGTGCCAGTTCCTTGCGGAAGTAATCGATCGTTTTCATGAGTCCCTCCTGCAATGGAACCTAAACCGGGAAGCAAAAACAGTACAACAGGTTAGCAAAATTCGTTCTCACAATAATCATCACCCGCATGCTTACCCTCGGCTCCCAATGAATCTCTTTCTTGGCGCGCGAAATATCCGGCTTCCGTCGCTGAGGATCGTCCTCTACGGCCGGTAGCTCGATGATCTGGCTCTTACAGCCCACCAGATCACGGATGATTTCGGCAAAGTCCTGAATCGTACGTTCCACCGGATTGCCCAGGTTAACGGGTTGGGTGTAGTTCGATGCCATCAGTGCAACAAGCCCATCAACCAAATCCGATACGTACTGAAACGATCGCGTTTGCTTTCCGCTACCATAGATctgtgagtgtgagagagaaacagagggaGTATCCAGAGTTAAAACTCGAAATCATGGCCAACGCTGGGACAACAACTTCTTACcgtaattgattgattttgcagTGCCTGTATGATAAAGTTGGACACAACGCGGCCATCGTTCATGTGCATCCGCGGCCCGTAGGTGTTGAATATACGCGCCACGCGAACATTCACTTTCTCCTGCTTGGCATAGGCGTAGCTGAGGGTCTCAGAGACGCGCTTGCCCTCGTCATAGCAGGCTCGAGGACCGATCGGATTCACGTGGCCCCAGTAGGTTTCCGGTTGCGGGTGCACATCCGGATCACCGTACACCTCGGACGTGCTGGCTATCAGCACCTTGGCGCCAACCCGTTTAGCCAAACCCAGCACATTGATCGTACCGAGCGTgttcgttttgatcgttttcacCGGATTGTACATGTAGTGCGGTGGGCTGGCCGGGCTCGCCAGATGGTAGATTTCGTCCACCTCGATGAACAGCGGATTGACGATGTCATGGTGGATTAGCTCGAAGTTTTCATGCCCGAGCCAGTGCTCCACGTTGCGCTTGCGGCCGGTAAAAAAGTTGTCCGCCACTATCACCTCATGACCCTGCATCATGAGGTAGTCGACCAGATGGGAACCGACAAAACCGGCTCCCCCCGTGATCTGTCG
The sequence above is a segment of the Anopheles darlingi chromosome 2, idAnoDarlMG_H_01, whole genome shotgun sequence genome. Coding sequences within it:
- the LOC125950042 gene encoding UDP-glucuronic acid decarboxylase 1, which translates into the protein MVFSKRKMKQFLVFGVTIFLVVCFYKSWGNPMNGLGPAQYGEEVFTDDEPDNSVLHQDRTVDTKRQAGPQERSVLATADRTINLRGVFESREEQREPPVSKHLRSNDVGLADDFDGEHESRLNELHEAKRQILELERKIQELEGRIPRKYPDVTFLNYKNRKRILITGGAGFVGSHLVDYLMMQGHEVIVADNFFTGRKRNVEHWLGHENFELIHHDIVNPLFIEVDEIYHLASPASPPHYMYNPVKTIKTNTLGTINVLGLAKRVGAKVLIASTSEVYGDPDVHPQPETYWGHVNPIGPRACYDEGKRVSETLSYAYAKQEKVNVRVARIFNTYGPRMHMNDGRVVSNFIIQALQNQSITIYGSGKQTRSFQYVSDLVDGLVALMASNYTQPVNLGNPVERTIQDFAEIIRDLVGCKSQIIELPAVEDDPQRRKPDISRAKKEIHWEPRVPLQEGLMKTIDYFRKELARSNHSQRNIFVPETTEYRNLV